From the Syntrophorhabdaceae bacterium genome, the window CCCACGAAACCTGCCTCCACCGGCAGCACATGGACATAAGATCCGGGATTGATCGTAAGCCCGAGCTGCCTTGCCTTTACGTCCCTTGAATCCATAATGGACGGCCGAAAAGGCGAAATCCCCAATTCATCGGGCCGTACCCCGAGAAAAATATGATGCATCACTGTGTTTCCCACCACTGTCATATCGAGGATCCTGGAAGGGTCCGACCCGATGTTCGCAGTAAGCTCTTCGAGCATGGCATTTATGGAAGACAGAAGCTCCCCCCGCATCCTTTCGATGCCTGAGCCGGGGTTTCGAACCGAATAGGCGATCCTTGAGATCACATCGGCGCCGAAGGCGATCTGTGGGTTTGCGAAGGAACCTCCCGCCGCCACTTCTCCCGTATAGAGATCACAGAGGTAGACGGCAACCGTGGTAGTGCCTATGTCCACCGCCGCACCCAGCATCGTGTGAACGGACCCGGAATCAAGGCGGATCACCTCCCTGTCCATCCACACATATGCCGTACGTGTGGAGCGGGAGCTTTTCGATGCTTTTTGCCGCTCCAGGCACGTTTTATCGATCACAGGCGCGTCGAGTCCATGCTGCTCCCGAAGAAGGTCTGCGATCATCTGTTCCGACAACTCCCTGCCTGCTTCGCTACGGGGCAATTGGAGAGTGTACGCCCCCACTGCAGGTCTCACTGTCTCCACCTGACCACTGAAGGTCTTCTTCGATACTTCGCGGGTCAGCACGTATTCGTCCGGAATAAATATGGATGTGTTCGATTCCGGTTTCATCCTGCAGGCGAGGCGCACTCCGCTACCCCTTTCCTTTTCGGGAATGAGGGCAGCCTCTTCCGCGGTGCAGGGGCTCACCGTCCCTTCTGCCACCATGACCCTGCATTTGCCGCACTTTCCGTTTCCACCGCAAGGTGATTCTATATAGACTCCCGCACTCTGAGCGGCTTCGAATATCGTCTTCCCCGCCCGGTCCTTTATCTCTTTCCCTGAGGGAAGAAACTTGATCGTGTAGATTTCAGAGCTCATTCTCTTCCTTTCTTTCCGGCTGATCTTTGGATGAGACCTTCAGAACAGGATAGAGGGCTGAAAGCCCCGGCGTAATCGCTCCTGCCGGCATCCCTCCCGATGTCCCGATGATAAGCCCTCCAGACCGGATAGTCCTTTCTGCACGCCTAATCTCCTCTTCGACCTTTTCGGCATCCCACGCAACCGCGTCAATATGACCCATAAAGGAGATACGGTCGCCGTACGCCTCTCTGAGCCGGAACAGGTTCATCCCTGCCTGGGCGTCTACGGGATGAATGCACCCATACCCCGCATCGATGAGGCTGTCGATAATCTGCACAATTGCGCCATCGCAATGGAAGAATGCATCGAGGCCCTGCGCCCGGATAGCCGCGGCGATTTCGCGGTACACGGGCAGCACCGCAGCCATAAAATCGTCGAAGGAAAAGAGGAGTCCCCCGTTACCCGCAATATCGTCGGTTACGGCGATTGCGCTCATGCCATTTGTCCCGGCCCGGGCACAAGTAGCCCCGATTTCCCCTGCCCTTTTCCGGGCGAGATCCAGAAAGCTCTCCCGGTCTCTTTTCATCAGTATCATGGCCCCGGAAAAACCGAAGCTCTCTATTAAATG encodes:
- a CDS encoding ASKHA domain-containing protein, coding for MSSEIYTIKFLPSGKEIKDRAGKTIFEAAQSAGVYIESPCGGNGKCGKCRVMVAEGTVSPCTAEEAALIPEKERGSGVRLACRMKPESNTSIFIPDEYVLTREVSKKTFSGQVETVRPAVGAYTLQLPRSEAGRELSEQMIADLLREQHGLDAPVIDKTCLERQKASKSSRSTRTAYVWMDREVIRLDSGSVHTMLGAAVDIGTTTVAVYLCDLYTGEVAAGGSFANPQIAFGADVISRIAYSVRNPGSGIERMRGELLSSINAMLEELTANIGSDPSRILDMTVVGNTVMHHIFLGVRPDELGISPFRPSIMDSRDVKARQLGLTINPGSYVHVLPVEAGFVGADNVAVILSEEPHLRDEPSLIIDIGTNGEIVLGNREHLYSCSCATGPALEGAGISQGMRAVRGAIEGIRIDRSTFEVDYKIVGEAGWAGDRTPDSLRPTGICGSAVIDAVAEFYSSGVIDANGTFREGLSTPRLRKNSEGIGEFVLVWRNETGIATDITITQRDIRQFQLAKGALRTGCEILMKHYGIESIERIVIAGAFGVHIDKSSAVTTGLFPPCNLDSIEIAGNAAGRGAYLALMDLQKREEADYIARKTTYVELASDPDFTRIFMKALHIPYKE
- a CDS encoding uroporphyrinogen decarboxylase family protein; translation: MDGRFWTLTARERVVRCLARRGEELPPRGELFISGQFLDRWCSPAGSSTPGRLGYAAQLLGLDVIGADLNGEESSSLLAEGQYRTLSEYFVVGCVNGPVSHLIESFGFSGAMILMKRDRESFLDLARKRAGEIGATCARAGTNGMSAIAVTDDIAGNGGLLFSFDDFMAAVLPVYREIAAAIRAQGLDAFFHCDGAIVQIIDSLIDAGYGCIHPVDAQAGMNLFRLREAYGDRISFMGHIDAVAWDAEKVEEEIRRAERTIRSGGLIIGTSGGMPAGAITPGLSALYPVLKVSSKDQPERKEENEL